The Opitutaceae bacterium nucleotide sequence AGTGATACCCCTTTTGTCGAATCGCGAAGGACCCCGGGGGCCCTGGCACTGGTGGAGGCGGGCCGGCCCGCGGAGTTGCTTGTCGACGGCGACGACTGGCCGGGTGTGCTCCGGGCGGCCCGGGATCTGCGCGATGATTTTGAACGGGTGACCGGTCAGTTGCCTGCACTCCGGGAGTCGACTGAAGCAATTGGACGGGAGCTTGTCGTGATAGGCACGATCGGCCGGAGCCGGCTGATCGACGAATTGATCCGGGAAGGAAAGATCGACGTCGGCGAAACGGCTGGTCGATGGGAGGGTTACCTGATCCAGTCCGTGGCCAGCCCCTGGCCCGGGGTGGAACGCGCGCTGGTGATTGCCGGCAGTGACCGGCGGGGCACGATCTATGGGATCTATGAGCTCTCCGAGCAGATCGGAGTGTCGCCCTGGTACTGGTGGGCGGATGTTCCGGCCAGGGAAAGCGAGGCGCTCTATGTGCCGGAAGGAACGCGGATAACGGATGCCCCGGCGATCCGCTACCGGGGCATCTTCATCAATGACGAAGCGCCTGCCCTGTCCGGATGGGCGGCTGAGAAATTCGGCGGGTTCAATCACCGGATGTACGGGCACGTCTTCGAACTCATCCTGCGACTGCGCGGCAATTACCTCTGGCCGGCCATGTGGAGACCCCGCGCCTTCATCGACGATGATCCTGAGAATGCCCGGCTGGCGGATGATTACGGAATCGTCATCGGTACCTCTCATCATGAACCGATGATGCGGGCCCACGACGAATGGGGGCGCTATGGCGACGGACCCTGGGATTATTCCCGCAACGCGGAGAAACTGAAACAGTTCTGGCGGGGAGGGGTCGAGCGGGTGAAATCCGCCGACAAGATCGTCACCCTCGGCATGCGGGGAGACGGGGACGAAGCGATGTCCGAGGACACCAACATCGCCCTGCTTGAGAAGGTGGTGGCGGACCAGCGGGAAATCCTCTCCGAGGTGCTGGACCGGCCCCTGCCGGAGATCCCTCAGGTGTGGGCCCTCTACAAGGAGGTTCAGGGCTATTACGAAAAGGGGATGAGGGTTCCCGATGATGTGACCCTGCTCTGGGCGGATGACAACTGGGGCAATATCCGACGTCTCCCCGCCCCGGATGAAAGGGAGCGGACCGGAGGCGCCGGAGTGTACTACCATTTTGACTACGTAGGGGGGCCAAGGAACTACAAGTGGATGAATGTCACCCCGATCACCAAGGTGTGGGAGCAGATGCACCTGGCCCGGGAATACGGAGCGGACCGGATCTGGATCGTGAACGTGGGTGACCTGAAGCCGATGGAGTTCCCCATCGAATTCTTCCTGACCTATGCCTGGAATCCCGAACGCTGGCCCTATGAGCGGCTCGAAGAATACTCAAAGACCTGGGCGACCCGTGAGTTCGGGGAGGAATTCGCGGCTGAAATCGCTTCT carries:
- a CDS encoding glycosyl hydrolase 115 family protein, whose product is MRNRLCLPLLVFTLFIWAPRSLTALSDTPFVESRRTPGALALVEAGRPAELLVDGDDWPGVLRAARDLRDDFERVTGQLPALRESTEAIGRELVVIGTIGRSRLIDELIREGKIDVGETAGRWEGYLIQSVASPWPGVERALVIAGSDRRGTIYGIYELSEQIGVSPWYWWADVPARESEALYVPEGTRITDAPAIRYRGIFINDEAPALSGWAAEKFGGFNHRMYGHVFELILRLRGNYLWPAMWRPRAFIDDDPENARLADDYGIVIGTSHHEPMMRAHDEWGRYGDGPWDYSRNAEKLKQFWRGGVERVKSADKIVTLGMRGDGDEAMSEDTNIALLEKVVADQREILSEVLDRPLPEIPQVWALYKEVQGYYEKGMRVPDDVTLLWADDNWGNIRRLPAPDERERTGGAGVYYHFDYVGGPRNYKWMNVTPITKVWEQMHLAREYGADRIWIVNVGDLKPMEFPIEFFLTYAWNPERWPYERLEEYSKTWATREFGEEFAAEIASLINGYSKLNRQRTPELLTPETFSPIHYNEAEGVIGEWR